Genomic window (Cucurbita pepo subsp. pepo cultivar mu-cu-16 unplaced genomic scaffold, ASM280686v2 Cp4.1_scaffold002779, whole genome shotgun sequence):
TACAGGTATGCATACCTGCGTATTGATTTGAGCCACTTTATGAATATTGAGAAGGCCAACCATGTCTTGGTAACCAGTGAGGAGATTTGCTAATTCCTTATCCTCATCTGCAATAGTTTTAGTCAATATCTCATTGATGCTAGAGACAATAAGGCAAATTGAGATGCTACGTCTAAACCTGGGATTGCCTTGACAGAAAGCAAGGTATCTGCCATGTGCTGCCATCTTTTAGAGAAGGATGGCAAAAGAAGGGAAGGCGAAAACGTCACCACAGCTACTGCATTTGAGGACCTTAGCATGCTTTTCAGAGACCTTAAAAAGGAAAGCATTTCCCATTCCTGCAGCACCAGCTTTACAATGAGAGCTCAAataatcgagaaaaaaaaagaaaaacacttgttttaaattttagattaccgacagaggtttttttttaatccaatacCCCGTTTCATATCTTCTATGGAGGAAAGTGAGCACAGAGATTTATCAAGTATAATGGAGCAAACAATCATTATAATGGTAACCAAAGAGCGTAAATTCAATTTGTCACTAACCATGTTGGAATGATCACATTGTGGAGCACATAACGATTGAATGGAAATACGGCCAGCAGAGGATATATTGCCGTCATTTCTGGAATTGTCATGTGACAACAAAGTAAGTACAATATATTGTCAGCAACAAAGGAAGATGATCATCCAGATAAAGGAACAGAATGAACacatttaaatatgtaaaaaatgaaaattaaaatgaacttCAGGCTACCCCAATTGACAGAttcacattttctttaattttcatacGTAAATAAGAGAATGCACAAGGTTAAGGTTACAGAGCAGTACAGATGAAAGAGGACCTCAacagataaaatatttaattcaatccCTAATTCAGGCATTATATCAGATAAATTCCACACCTCTC
Coding sequences:
- the LOC111786787 gene encoding elongator complex protein 4-like — its product is WFIPFSDLVFKKTSLLDCERNDGNISSAGRISIQSLCAPQCDHSNMEWEMLSFLRSLKSMLRSSNAVAVVTFSPSLLLPSFSKRWQHMADTLLSVKAIPDEDKELANLLTGYQDMVGLLNIHKVAQINTQVPRILEATTFSIKLQKRRFLVLECLNQAPVDGSTGSSYGSTASCSGSSKTGSLDF